The Sandaracinus amylolyticus genomic interval CGCGACGACGCGCCCCCGCTCGGTCGCGTCGCTCGCGCGCGCGAGCGCCTCGTGCGCGGCCGCGCTCAGCATCGCGTCGCCCTGCGGGATCACGCCCTCCGCGATCGCACCCCGCTCGATCAGGTGCGCGAGCACGAGGTCGCCGATGTCCCCGCGCATCATCGTGTTGTCCCAGTCGAACACCGCGACGCGACGGCCGTCGCGCGCGCCGAGCTCGCCGATCACGCGCTCGATGCGCGCCCGGTTCTCGGGCAGCCAGCCCTCTTCGCGCAGCGTCACCGGCACCCGCCGCTCCTCTCTCGCGCGCGTCGCGCCACACGCAGCGAGCACGACCCACCAGCACAGTCCCCACGCGACGACGTTCGTCCGCACATTCCGCGCGCCGAGCATACCCGCGATCTTTTCGTGACGGACGCCCATGGGCGCGCCCACCAACCGAGCGAGCACCACGGACGTGCGACGCGAGGAGTCGAGGCGCAGCGCGCCCCGGGGGTCCCTCCACGCGCCGGCGACGGTGCGCACGCCCGCGATCGGCCACGCGCTGCGAGGCCCGATCAATTGCGTTTGATTGCATCATTTGATTGGCACACGCAGGCACGACTTCACGCGGCACATCCGCTGCAGAACACGAGGCACCATGCACGATCGATCCATCCTTCCCTTGCGCGCCGCGCGAGCGCTGCGCCCCGCGTTCGCGCTCCTGCTCGGCATCCCACTGCTGCTCGCGCCGCGCGGCTGCGAGGAGCCCGGGGACCCGGACACCTGCTTCTGCGCCGACATCTACGCGCCGGTCTGCGGCGCGGACGGGCGCACCTACGGCAACGCGTGCGAGGCCGAGTGCGTGGGCGCGATGATCGCGCACGAAGGCGAGTGTGACGCGGGCTGCGTCTGCCCCGCGGTCTACGCGCCGGTGTGCGGCGACGACGGCAAGACCTACGGCAACACGTGCGAGGCCGCGTGCGCCGGTGTGATGGTCGTGCGCGACGGCGAGTGCGAGACGAGCTGCGCGTGCCCCGACGTCTACGCGCCGGTGTGCGGCCAGGACGGGCGCACGTACGGCAACGCGTGCGAGGCCAACTGCGCGGGCGTGATGGTCGATCACGAAGGCCGCTGCGAGTGCCCGGCGATCCCGCCGATCTACTGCGAGTGGGGCTACGTCGTCGATCAGAACGGCTGTCCCACGCCCGAGTGCCTGCCGCCTCCGACGTGCGAGCCGGTGATGTGCGAGATCGCCTGCGAGTTCGGCCACGTGATCGACGAGCGCGGCTGCGCGATCTGCGCGTGCAACCCGCCGCCGATGTGCGAGCCCGTCCTCTGCGACGTCTACTGCGAGCACGGCCACGCGCGCGACGAGCGCGGCTGCGAGACCTGCGCGTGCGACCCGCCGCCGGTGTGCGAGCCCGTCCTCTGCGACGTCTACTGCGAGCACGGCCACGCGCGCGACGAGCGCGGCTGCGAGACCTGCGCGTGCAACCCGCCGCCGGCGGACCTCTGCCTGAGCGACGACGAGTGCGGCGCGGGCGCGTACTGCGACCACACCGTGTGCCGCTCGCCCTGCGAGGGTCTGCCCGACGACCGTGCGTGCCCCGCGGTCTGCTACGGCGAGTGCCGTCCGACGCCGCCGCCCTCGTGCTCGGCGGACGCGGACTGCGCGGCCGGTGAGGTCTGCGTCGTGCCCGTGTGCATCTGGGACGACCCGAGCGCGCCTTGTCCCGACGAGGGCACCTGCGTCCCCGTCGAGCGCTGATCCTTCTCTTCACTCCCGGTTCCTCCTGCCGGCCCGGTCCCACCCGGGCCGGTTCTTTTTTGCCGGAGTGCTCGTCCCGCAGGTCCCGGACGGGAGCGCGCGAAGCGCGCGGACGGGAGGGAACGGCGGGCGAGCCGTTTTTCTTTTTCCGTCGCGTGGGAACCGGAAGGCGGCACGGCGCGTCTATCGCTCGCGTACTCTCGCGGAGAAGGACGCGGATGCAGTCACCACGCGACCCTCGGTCGATCCGGCCCGGCCTCGTCGTCGTCAGCACGCTGGTGCTCGCGCTGCTCGCGCTCGGAGTCGGCGGCGTCGTCACTCAGCACGCGCGTACGACCGACGACGACGAAGAAGAAGATCGCGGCGGCCGCACGTTCGTGCTCGAGCCCGCGACCGACGACGACGCCGATCGCGACGACGACGGATGGGCTCGCGCCGTCGACGATCCTGGCGCGGAGGGCTCGGCGCGCGAGGCGTGGGCGCAGGCGTTCACCGATCGCGACGAGCCGCTGCCGCCGCTCGTCGAGGCGGTCGTCGATCCGCAGATGAGCCGCTACCGCGCGGTGTACACCGAGGCGCCTCCGCCGTTCACGCCGATCGGCCGTCGCGGACGCGTGCTCGCGTCGAGCGGCCTCGACATCGACTCGGCGCAGCCCTGCGAGGTGCGCGTGCTGCCCGCGGCCGACAGCGGGTTCAACTGCCTCGTGCGCGTGATGTGCGGCGAGACGGTCGTGTACCCGAACCGCGCGCAGACCGCGGGCTACGTCGCGTGCGACCTCGGCGAGGGTGGCCCGAGCGCGGCCGCCGATTCGAACCCGAGCGTCACCGATGGCGATCCCGCGATCGCGTTCGACCTCGCGCGCGGAACCGTCACGGTGCGGGACGCCGATCGCGAAGGGCGCTCGCTATTCGAGGTCACGCTGCAGCTCGATCCGACCGCGCTCCGAGTGATGTGAGCGCGGCGTGACGCACGGCGATCAGCTCGCCTTCGCGTAGCGACGAAGCAGTCGATCGTCGGGCGCGAGCTCGCGCAGCACGTTCGCCACAGCCTGAGCGCGCCCTGCCGCACCCGCGCGCTCGTGGAGCCAGAGCCCCTGGCGCAGCGCTTCGATCGCTTCGTCGTCGCGACGCGCACGACGCAGCATCGCGCCGGCCATCACCCACGACGCCGCATCGCCCACGATCGCCGCGCGCTCACGCAGCGCGAGCGCGGCTTTGCGGTACTCGCCCTTCGAGGCGAAGCGCTGCGCGCGGCGCTTGAGGACGTCGGCAGGCTCGGTCGAGAGGACGGTCATGGCGAAGCTCCTTCGCCATGACGCTCAGCAATCGTCGATCCATCACGACACCGCGCGAGGCGCGACACGGAACGACTGCGCTTTCGTGCTCACGCCTCCGCGCGCGCGGACGGAACGCGCAGCTCACGCGTGAGCGCTGCGCGACATCCACGTCGCATCGTTGCGCTCACATTGCGTGCGCGGCGCGCGCGGTGCGCCGCCCACATCGACTCACGGCAGCTCGTCGATCTCCGCGATCACCTCGTCGACGTGCACGCCGGGATCGACGTCCTCCCACACGTGCCGGACGACGCCCTCGTCGTCGATCAGGAACGTCATGCGCGCGGTCATGCCCATCTGCATCGGCACGCCGTACTGCTGCGCGACGCGACCATCGAGATCCGCGAGCAGCTCGAAGGGCAGCTGGTGCTCGTCGTGGAAGCGACGATGCGACTCGACGTCGTCGGTCGACACGCCGAGCACGACCGCGCCCGTGCCCTGCAGCCGATCCCACGCGTCGCGGAACGCGCACGCCTCCGCGGTGCAGCCCGGCGTCGCATCGCGCGGATAGAAGTAGAGGACCACGGGGTGACCGCGGTACTCGGAGAGCTGCCGCACCCGCCCCGTCTGGTCCTGCAGCATGAACGCAGGCGCCGCCTCACCGACGGGCACCGGCGTCTCGCGCGCGGGCGCTGCTTCGGCGGTCGTCCCGCCGCCGCCGCTCACTTGCTGCGATCCTCCGCACGCCGCGAGCATCGCCGCGATCACCACGTTCCCGATCATCCGCAGCCGCATTCCGACCTCTCCTGTCGAGGCCACGGACATGCGCCGCCTCGCCCGGTTCCGCAATGACCGGACGGAGTGAACCACCGAGGACACAGAGGGCCGCAGAGGGGAGAAGCGCGCGCTCTCTGCGCCCTCTGCGGTGGATTCTCTCTGTCGTCGCTACAGGACGAACTGATCGCCCAACCGACAGATGTCGAGGTTGCGATCGCGGATGCGCGACAGCTCCTTCTCGACGCGCTGCTCGAACACCGGCTTGATGTGATAGAGGAGCACCGGCAGCTCGCGGTGATCGTGGAGCTTCTGCAGCTCCGCCTCGAGCGTCTCGGGCGTGTGGTGGCCGCTCACCTTCGCGAGCTTGTGGTGCTCGTCGGGGAACGAGATCTCCATCAGCAGCGCGCGGAGATCGCGCGTCGCGTTGAGCTTCTCCCAGAACCGCGTGGTCGGCCCGGTGTCGCCGGAGTAGCCGAGCGCACCGCTCGGCGTCTCCACGACGAAGCCCGACGCGTCGATCGTGTGGTGCACCAGCACCGGCGTGATGCGCATCCCGCTGAGCTCGGTCGTCTCCTCGGGCACGAGCGGGCGCAGCTCGATCGTCATCCCCGAGCTCCCCGCGGGGATCTTCGAGAAGTCGGGCCACAGCAGGTCGTTGAAGAAGTGCTTCTTCAGCACCTCGAGCGTCTCGGGGATGCCCGCGATCACCAGCGGCGGCCCGCCCTGCTGGCAGCGGTTGTCGGCGAGCGTCGCGAGGTCGCGCACGTGGTCGAGGTGCGCGTGGCTGACGAGCACCGTCTCGATCGCGTGCTGCTCCTCGAGCGTGAGCATCGAGGTCACCGCGCCGGCGTCGATCGCGACCTTCCCGTCGAGGAGGAAGCTCGAGGTCTTGTGCTTCGGCGTCTCACCGCCGTGGCAGCCGAGGACTCGTAGTTCCATCAGTTGCCGTCCCCGAAGCGCTCGCGCATCTCGAGGAACTCGAGGAACTCCTGCAGGCGCTGGACGTCGCCGACGACGAAGCCGTCGTCTCCTCCTTCGACGATCCGCAGACGACGCAAGCGCACCAGCACGTCCTCCGTCTCTTCTTCGCTGAGCCCGATCTCGGCCGCGAGATCGGTGCGCGTGATCGGGACCCAGACCGAGCCGTCGTCGCGCTCCTCGCCGATCATCTCCGCCTGGCGCGAGAGACCGAGGATCACGCGCGCCTTCGGGTCGCGGTGCATGAGCACCTCGATCAGCGCGTTCGCCGAGTCGAGCCGGCGCGCGAGCTTGGTGATCATGCGGACCGCGATCTCGGCGTTGCTGACGACCATCTGCCCGAAGGTGCGCGCGTCGATCACCAGGCAGCGCAGCGGCGAGAGCGCCTCTGCGGTGGCGTTGCGCGGCTTCGAGTTGAGGATCGCCATCTCGCCGAAGAACTCTCCGGGGCCGAGGATCGCGAGCGTCTTCGTGCCGTCGCGGGTCGCCTTGGTGATCCGGACCTGACCCTGCTGGATCACGAACATCGTGTTGCCGGGCTCGTCCTCGCGGAACAGCACCTCTCCCGGCTCGAAGGTGCGGCCGAACCGCGCGAAGAGCGCGTCGCCCTCGCCCATATGGCCTGTGAGCGTAACGGGTGCGCGAGGTGTGGTCAAAACGTGGATGTTCGCCGTCTCTGGCCGAGGAGCAGGGCGGCGGTGGCGGGCGCTGCGCGCGGATCGAGGGTGAGGTGCGTCCCGAGCAGCGCGAGATCGGCGGGCTCGTCGACGTCGTACCAGGGCGCGGTGAGCGCGATGCGCGACGGCGCGGCGCGCATCGTGTCGGCGAGCGCGTGGCGGGAGGACCAGCGGATGCGCGGATCTTCGAGGAACGTCGAGGGTGCGCGACCCGCGCTGCCGATGAGCGCGTAGCCGCCGTCGCTCGTCGGCGTGCACACGAAGTCGTCGTCGCCGAGCGCGATGCTCGCGCGACCGATCAGCGCGTGCGGCAGCGTGGGCGCGTCGGTGCCGATCACACACGCCGGGCCTGGCTCGCGATCGAGCGCGTGGCGCATGCGCGCGCCGAGATCGCCCTCGACCTGCACGATGGGCGGAGGCAGCTCGAAGCGCGCGCGGAGCTGCGCGAAGAACGGATGGAGCTCGGTCACGTGGAGCTCGGGGCGCAGCCCTTCGCGCGCACGCACGTGCTCGAGCGTGTCGATCACGAACGCGGCGTGGAGCTCGGCGGCGCGCACATCGCCGATCGCGCGCGCGAGGCGTGTCTTGCAGCGACCGGGGATCGGCGGGCGCGCGAAGATCGCGACGCGCATCAGCTCGGATCGACGAGCACGCCGCTCCGCACGATCGCCTCGCCGTCGACCACGACCGACGTGCCCGCCGCGCAGCACGGGAGCGATCCCGCCGCGCTCCATGCGACGCCGGTCACGTCCGACGCGGCATCGCCGAGCGCGAGGTGCAGGCCCGGCATGTTCTGATCGACGATCGCCTCGCCGGTGGACTCGACGATCCCGTAGTTGCATCCGATCGCGACGAGCCCGACACGATCGCGGTTCGGCGCCGACTCGATGCGCGCACGCAGCATCTGCTCGAGCACCGGATCGTCCTCGGCCGCGAGGCGCACCACGCGACCGTCGGCGATGTAGAGCGTGACCGGCGTGCTCGACGTCGCGTGTGGGCCGACCGCGGCGTTCGCGACGTACACGCCGTCGATCGAGTCCGGCACCGCGTAGAGCGCGCCCGCCGGGAGGTTGCCCCAGCGCCCCGGCTCGAGCTGACCGAGCTGCGGCATCCAGCGCGTCGCGGGCGAGGTCGCGATGCGCAGCCGCGTCCCGCTCGCGGAGCTCACGGTGATGCGCGTCGACGACGTCAGGCGCGCGAGCAAGCGCATGCCGTGGCCCGCGACCGCGTCGTAGTCGACGCGCAGCCCGCGCACGAACGCGAGGTGGCTGACGCCCGGCATGTGCGCGTGACGCACGCGCTGCCCGGTGAGCTTCGCGAGCAGCGCGCGACGCATCGTGATCTCGGGCGCGGGGGCGCTCGCGACGAACGCGCTCGCGGTCATGCCCTCGAGCACGACGTCGATGCCGACCGGGAGCTCGAGCAGAGGGCGTGGCCCGAGATCGTCGAGCCAGATCATCCGCGGCTCCGCGCCGCGCGCCTCGACCGCGCGCGCGAGCGCGTCGCCCATGCGCACCGACGTCGCGTCCGCGAAGATCGCGACGACCTCTCGCTCGCGCACCGCGAGCGCGCTGCCCACGACCTCGCGCGCCGCGAGATCGAGCTGCGAGACGGTGACCCGGGAGAGCGCCGTCGCCGACATGCTGCGATCCGAGTCTGGTCCGACGCTCGGGGCGCGGTCCACTCGGGACGCGCCCCACTTCCGCGCTCGGCGACTTCGTGATAGCGCCGCGCCATGCGTTTCCACCTCGCCGCGCTCGTGCTCGCGCTCGGCATCGCATCGAGCGCGCGCGCGCAGAGCGCCGAGGACGGCTGGGCTCCACCCACCGAGGAGGTGCGGCCGACCTCGGGCGAGGCGTCGTTCCTCAGCGGGCGCACGCTCGGCGTCGGGCAGGTGCTGATGGCCGCGGCGCTCGGATGGCCCGGGCTCTGGGCGCACGTCGAGCTCGCACCGGACTCGACGTTCAACGTCGGCGCGCGGGTCGCGGTGGTGTACGGCTCGCCGGTGATGGGGCTCGTCACCGGCGCGGGCGGCGAGCTGATCGTGCCGATGCGCGTCCATCTGTTCGGCGAGGGCGACGTCGATCTCGCGCTGCGGATCGCGCCGCAGGTCGCGCTCGGTGAAGGGCGGCTCTTCGGCGAGGCCGAGGGCGTGCGCGCGAACGATCTCGGGGTGTCGTCGCGGCTCGAGGTCGGACCGCGCCTCGGGTGGCGCGTCGCGGAGCGCGTCACGGTGCTCGCGGGCGTCGACGCGGGCGCGGGGGTGTCGTGGACGAACGGCGAGGACGTGCGCGCCATCGGCACGTTCAGCGCGACGCTCGGCATCGAGGCGCTGATGACGCTTCAGACGATGCTGTTCGCCGAGGTGTCGGGAGGCGCGGGCGTCGCGGACGGATCGGGGCGCGCGGTGCCGCTCTACCCGCAGCAGGAGATCTTCCGGCTCTCGCTCGGTCTCGCCTATGTGCTGTGAGCACCTGCCGGAGTGCTCGTCCCGCCGGTCCCGGACGGGAGCGCGCGAAGCGCGCGGACGGTAGGGCCCGGCGGGCGAGCCGATTCTTTCCCGGAGTGCTCGTCCCGCAGGCCCCGGACGGGAGCGCGCGAAGCGCGCAGACGGTAGGGCCCGGCGGGCGAGCCGATTTGTTCCCGGAGTGCTCGTCCCGCAGGCCCCGGACGGGAGCGCGCACGATCGTGTGCTCATAGCATGCATCTCACAGATAGGTCGCCGCGCGCTCGAGGGCCCGCCGCGCCTCGGCGCCGTGCGCGACCTTCTCGTGCGACACCACGAGGCGCGTCAGATCGGGCAGCGCCGCGAGGCGCTCGAGATCGCGGCGCAGCGCGCTGCGATCCTTCACGAACACCCGACGCACGAGGCGCGACACGCGCGGCCCGGGCGCGGAGCCGAGCAGCGTCGTGAAGAAGAAGCCCAGCGGATCGCGCTTGCGGTCCATGTTCATCACGCAGTCGTTGAGCACGACGGTCACGCCGTCGTCGGAGCGCACGATCATCGCGCCCTCCCCTTCGTCGACGCCGGCGAGCGTCTCGAAGCGCACGCTCGCATCGCCGACGTCGACGTCGGCGTAGGTCGCGTCGACGTGCACGACCTCCTCGACGCCCTTCTTCGCGCCGCGCGGCGCGACGACGCGCGCGTGCGGATAACGCGCGGCGTACGCCTTCGCATCGAGCCGGTGTCCTGCGTTCGGCACGACCAGGAACGCAGGCGCGCCCCACGCCTCGATGCGCTCCATCTCGCGCGCGCCGAGCGCGATGCCGCTGTGCACGACGAGCCGTCCGTCCGCGAGGCGAACGATCGTCATCGTTCGCTTCAGGGACATGCCGGGCAGCGACCCCCAGACGCGCCACAGGTTGCTCGCGAGGACCTCGATCGGCCCATGCGATAGGACCTTCCACTCCTCGAATGCTTTCGGCACCGTGGCTTGCTAGCACGAGCCCCGGAGGGAACGAGCGATGAGCACGACGATCGATCTCCGCACCCGAGCACACGCGGCTCGATGAGCGCCGACGATCTCGCTGCGCTCGCCGACGCGATCGCGCCGTTCCTCGACGATCCGCCGCTGCGCGACGACGTCGACCTCACGCGCATCGGACGCTATCGCGGCTTCGGCGAGGTGGTGGGCGCGATCGCGGCGCTGCGCGATCGCGGCGCGCGCGTGACCGTCGCGGGGCGCTCGCACGAGGGGGCGCCGGTGCTGCGCGTCGACATCGGCGACGTCCGCGCGAGCAGCGGCTCGCTCATGATCGCGGGCACTCACGCGATGGAGTGGATCGGCGTGGAGGTCGCGCTCGCGATCCTCGACGCGATCGCGGACGAGCCCGGCGATCGCCGCATCGTCGCGTTCCCGGTGCTGAACCCCGACGGCTATCGCCGCGCGGAGCGCGATCTGCGCTCGGGCAGGAAGATGCGTTACTCGCGCGCGAACGCGCGCGGCGTCGATCTCAACCGCAACTGGCCGACGCACTGGGCGCCCACCGGGCTCATCCCGCGCGTGCTGCCGCTGCTCGGGAGCGCGGGCTCGCACCCCGCGTCGGAGCCCGAGATCCGCGCGGTGCTCGACACGATCCTCGAGGTGAAAGAGGCGGGCCACACCCGACTCGAGCGCGCGCTCTCGCTGCACTCGTTCGGCGCGGTGTTGCTCCTGCCCTACGGCGGACGATGGGCGCTCCCGCCCGAGCATCCGCGCCTGCACGCGATGGCGCGCGAGGTCCGGCGCGCGCTGCGCAAGCGCTACGGAATTCGTAGCGTCGCGCGCTGGGTGCCCGGCTTCTTCGCGCACGGCATGGAGGTCGATCACCTGCTGCACGAGGGGATGTCGCCGCTGCTCGTCGAGTGCTCGCGCGGGGGTCTGTCGTTCTTCGATCCCTCGAGCTGGGTCGTGCCGTTCCGCTGGTACAACCCGCCGCGCCCGGTGCGTCACGTGACCGAGCTGCAGCACGCGCTGCTGCCGTTCCTCGGCTTCGGTCACGCGAGCGAATGAGGCGATCGACGCGCTCTCGCGCGTGCCCTATCGTCCGCCGCGATGAAGCTGTGGCTGATGAAGAGCGAGCCCGACGTCTTCTCGATCCAGGATCTCGCGCGTGATCGCACGACGACGTGGGAAGGCGTGCGCAACTACCAGGCACGCAACTTCATGCGCGACGACATGAAGGTCGGCGACCTCGTCCTCTACTACCACTCGAACGCGGATCCATCGGGCGTCGCGGGCGTCGCGCGGGTAGCGAAGCTGGCGTACCCCGACCCGACGCAATTCGACCCGAAGAGCGAGTACTACGACGAGGGCTCGCCGAAGGACGATCCGCGCTGGCTCATGGTCGACGTCGAGTTCGTCGAGGCGTTCGACGAGGTGGTCTCGCTCGATCGACTGAAGAGCGACAAGGCGCTCGACGGGATGCTCGTGATCAAGAAGGGACAGCGCCTGTCGGTGCAGCCCGTCGAGAAGAAGCACTTCGCGCGCGTGCTGAAGCTGGCAGGCGCGAAGACGAAGCTCTGAGCCCAGCGGGAGTGCTCGCCCGCGGAGGGCCCGCACGGGAGCGTGCGGAGCACGCGGACGGGAGGGCCCGGAGTGGGTGAGCCGATTGTTTGCCCAGCGGGAGTGCTCGCCCGCGGAGGGCCCGCACGGCAGCGTGCGGAGCACGCGGACGGGAGGGCCCGGAGTGGGTGAGCCGATTGTTTGCCCAGCTGGAGTGCTCGCCCGCGGAGGGCCCGCACGGCAGCGTGCGGAGCACGCGGACGGGAGGGCCCTCCGTGGGTGAGCCGATTTGATTGCCCAGCCCGGCTGGCGCGTCAGGTCTCTTCGACCTTCTTGCGGCGCGCTGGCTCGAGCTCGCGCGTCGGGCGGACCTGCTCGAGGCCCGGCTGCGACGGCGCGCGCGCCGGCGGGAGCGCGGTGAAGCGACCGGTGCTCGCCGAGGACGCGCGCTGGGGCATCGGGGCGCCGCTCGCATCGCGCGCCGGATAGACGTCGCTCTTCGTGCGCGGGGGCGGCGGCGGAGGAACGCTGCTGCGCGGCTCGCGCTCGGCGCGCGGCGGCGGGACCGGCGTCTGCGACATCGCGCCGAGCGGCGCGCTGAACGTCTGCGAGAGCGTGCGCTGTCGTCCGCTCAGCCAGCGATGCGCCTCGTGCACCGCGCCGAACGCGCAGATCCCGGCGCGATGCGAGCGCGCGACCATGTTCACGCGCACGACCGCCATCTCGCTGCCGAGCACGAACGCGATCTGCTCGAAGACGCGCGCAGTGAGGAGCCAGCGCCACAGCGCATCGCGCACGTCGGGCGGGAGCTCGATCGCGTCGGCGGCGCGCGAGTCGATCAGCGCGCGACGCACGCCGGTGCGCCCGACGAGAAGCTCGAGCGCTGCGGCGTACTGATCGACCTCGTCGACGTTCCGGAGCGTGCCGTGCTCGACGATGAACAGATAACCCGGTCGGGTCTCGACCTCGAGGCGACCGCTCGGCAGCTCAACGGTGTCCCCCATTGTGCGTGCGACGCTACCGCGGGTCGGTAGGGCGCGCCACGGGGGGTTGGGTGACGGAGATCACGAGGCGAAGTGGGCGAATCGGACGCCCGCGCGGCCGGATCCGAGCGCGCGGGCGCCGGCGGCGACTCAGCCGACCGTGGGCTCGTCGTACCGGACGATCGGGTTCCACGGCCCCGCGTTCGGACGCGGCTGCCAGTTGTGCCAGATCTCCGAGCCACGACCGAAGTAGAAGAGCTCGAGGCGGCCGTCCTGGTTCTGACCGATCGCGAGATCGGTCGCTTCGTCACCGAGCACTTCCTGGTCGGTGCCCCAGTCGCCGTTCGCGTGGACCTGCCAGAGGTTCCGGATCTTCTTGTCGCCGTCGACGTAGAAGACCTCGAGGCGCCCGTCGCGGTTCTCCGCGACGTCGATGCGCTTGGCCTTCACGCCGAGGCTCTCCTGGCCGTGCCAGTCGCCGTTCGGCTCGAGCTGCCAGTCGTGCCAGACGATGTCGAGATCGTCGCGCCAGAACACCTCGAGGCGACCATCGGCGTTGCTGCCGACGACGATCTCGCGCGCCTTGCCCTGCAGCGCCTCGGCGCCGAACCAGTCGCCGTTCGGCTCCTTCTGCCAGTCGTGCATCACGGCGCCGTTCTCGCCGACGTAGAACACCTCGAGGCGACCGTCCTGGTTGCGACCGACCGCGACCGCGCTCGCGACCTTCGCGAGCTTCTCCGGTCCGTTCCAGTCGCCGTTCGGCGCGAGCTGCCAGTCGTGGTGGAGCGCGCCGTCCGCGCCGACGTAGAACACCTCGAGGCGACCATCCGCGTTGCTCGCGACCGCGAGCGCCTTCGCCTTCGCCTTCAGGTCCTCGGCGCCCGCCCACTTGCCGCCCGGCGTGAGCTGCCAGTCGTGCATGAGCGTGCCGTCGGGCGCGACCCAGAAGACCTCGAGGCGTCCATCGGCGTTCACGCCGCAGCCGACCTCGATCGCGTTCTGCTTCAGCGAGCTCTCGCCCTCCCAGAGACCGTTGGGCCGGCTCTGCCAGTTGTGGCGGAGCACTCCGTCCTTGCCGACGAAGAAGACCTCGAGCCGTCCGTCACGGTTCCTGCCGATCGCGATCCGCTTCTCGCTGGAGATCTCACGCGTCATCTGAGAAGGCCCTCCGGGTGTTTCTCTGCATCGCACTCGCCCGCTGGAAAGGCAAGCGTCGCGGGCGTCCGCCGCCGAGCACTTGGGTGCCGCGGCGCGCGTTCCTAGCTCGCATCGACCGAGGAGGAACGACCCATGGAGATGACCGCTCGGATGCTCGAGATGACGCCCGGGATCCGCATGCGCAGCGACCGCGCGCTGCTCGCGTGCATCGACGCGTGCTTCGAGTGCGCGCAGGTCTGCACGCTCTGCGCGAACGCGTGCCTGCAGGAGCGCATGGTCGCGATGCTGCGCCAGTGCATCCGGCTCAACCTCGACTGCGCCGACGTGTGCGACGCGACGGGGCGCGTGCTCTCGCGCGTCGGTCCGCACGGCACGCGCATGGCGCGCACGATGGTCGAGGCGTGCGCGATCGCGTGCGAAGAGTGCGCGCGCGAGTGCGAGCAGCACGCGGACGTGCACGAGCACTGCCGGCTGTGCGCGGAAGCGTGCCGGCGCTGCGAGCGTGCTTGTCGCGCGCTGCTCGCGTCGTGATCGAGCGCTGACGCGACGCTGGCGATGCCTTGACACTGGGACATCGCGCCGTCAGTTTCGCGCGAGTGAGAATCATTCTTGACCGGGCGCCACGGGCGGCGGCGGTGCTCGCGATCGCGATCCGACTGGTCGCGAGCCTCGCCGTGGCGGTCTGCGTGGCCGCGGGGATGACGCGGTGGGTCCCTCCCGGCGGAGGCGTCGACCACGTCGTGGTGCCAGTCGTCGTCTTCCCGGTGATCTGGGCGACCGCGTTCCTCGTGCTCCAGGTCCGCCGAGGGCGGAGCGGGACGTCGGTCGCCGCCCTCGTCGCGGTCTCGGCCGCGAGCCTCCTGCCCTTCGTGATGGCGCGATGAGCGAGCCGTCCGCGAGCGGGCCGTCGACGCGCCGTCGACTCTTCGAGGTGCACACGTGGAGCGGGCTCCTCGTCGGGCTCCTCGGCTTCGTGGTGATCGGCTCGGGCGCGATCGTCGTCTTCGCGGACGACATCGACGTGTGGGCGCACCGGGATCGACCGCACCCCGAGCTCCACGACGTCGACGCGCTCGGCCTCGAGCGAGCGATCGCGCGCGTCGCGACGACGGTGCCGCCCGAGCACCTCGAGGACATCGGCCTCTGGACGGCGCACGGCTC includes:
- a CDS encoding Crp/Fnr family transcriptional regulator, whose protein sequence is MTTPRAPVTLTGHMGEGDALFARFGRTFEPGEVLFREDEPGNTMFVIQQGQVRITKATRDGTKTLAILGPGEFFGEMAILNSKPRNATAEALSPLRCLVIDARTFGQMVVSNAEIAVRMITKLARRLDSANALIEVLMHRDPKARVILGLSRQAEMIGEERDDGSVWVPITRTDLAAEIGLSEEETEDVLVRLRRLRIVEGGDDGFVVGDVQRLQEFLEFLEMRERFGDGN
- a CDS encoding TIGR04282 family arsenosugar biosynthesis glycosyltransferase codes for the protein MRVAIFARPPIPGRCKTRLARAIGDVRAAELHAAFVIDTLEHVRAREGLRPELHVTELHPFFAQLRARFELPPPIVQVEGDLGARMRHALDREPGPACVIGTDAPTLPHALIGRASIALGDDDFVCTPTSDGGYALIGSAGRAPSTFLEDPRIRWSSRHALADTMRAAPSRIALTAPWYDVDEPADLALLGTHLTLDPRAAPATAALLLGQRRRTSTF
- a CDS encoding MBL fold metallo-hydrolase → MELRVLGCHGGETPKHKTSSFLLDGKVAIDAGAVTSMLTLEEQHAIETVLVSHAHLDHVRDLATLADNRCQQGGPPLVIAGIPETLEVLKKHFFNDLLWPDFSKIPAGSSGMTIELRPLVPEETTELSGMRITPVLVHHTIDASGFVVETPSGALGYSGDTGPTTRFWEKLNATRDLRALLMEISFPDEHHKLAKVSGHHTPETLEAELQKLHDHRELPVLLYHIKPVFEQRVEKELSRIRDRNLDICRLGDQFVL
- a CDS encoding Kazal-type serine protease inhibitor domain-containing protein; its protein translation is MHDRSILPLRAARALRPAFALLLGIPLLLAPRGCEEPGDPDTCFCADIYAPVCGADGRTYGNACEAECVGAMIAHEGECDAGCVCPAVYAPVCGDDGKTYGNTCEAACAGVMVVRDGECETSCACPDVYAPVCGQDGRTYGNACEANCAGVMVDHEGRCECPAIPPIYCEWGYVVDQNGCPTPECLPPPTCEPVMCEIACEFGHVIDERGCAICACNPPPMCEPVLCDVYCEHGHARDERGCETCACDPPPVCEPVLCDVYCEHGHARDERGCETCACNPPPADLCLSDDECGAGAYCDHTVCRSPCEGLPDDRACPAVCYGECRPTPPPSCSADADCAAGEVCVVPVCIWDDPSAPCPDEGTCVPVER
- a CDS encoding peroxiredoxin — translated: MRLRMIGNVVIAAMLAACGGSQQVSGGGGTTAEAAPARETPVPVGEAAPAFMLQDQTGRVRQLSEYRGHPVVLYFYPRDATPGCTAEACAFRDAWDRLQGTGAVVLGVSTDDVESHRRFHDEHQLPFELLADLDGRVAQQYGVPMQMGMTARMTFLIDDEGVVRHVWEDVDPGVHVDEVIAEIDELP
- a CDS encoding DUF4336 domain-containing protein encodes the protein MSLKRTMTIVRLADGRLVVHSGIALGAREMERIEAWGAPAFLVVPNAGHRLDAKAYAARYPHARVVAPRGAKKGVEEVVHVDATYADVDVGDASVRFETLAGVDEGEGAMIVRSDDGVTVVLNDCVMNMDRKRDPLGFFFTTLLGSAPGPRVSRLVRRVFVKDRSALRRDLERLAALPDLTRLVVSHEKVAHGAEARRALERAATYL
- a CDS encoding aminopeptidase, coding for MSATALSRVTVSQLDLAAREVVGSALAVREREVVAIFADATSVRMGDALARAVEARGAEPRMIWLDDLGPRPLLELPVGIDVVLEGMTASAFVASAPAPEITMRRALLAKLTGQRVRHAHMPGVSHLAFVRGLRVDYDAVAGHGMRLLARLTSSTRITVSSASGTRLRIATSPATRWMPQLGQLEPGRWGNLPAGALYAVPDSIDGVYVANAAVGPHATSSTPVTLYIADGRVVRLAAEDDPVLEQMLRARIESAPNRDRVGLVAIGCNYGIVESTGEAIVDQNMPGLHLALGDAASDVTGVAWSAAGSLPCCAAGTSVVVDGEAIVRSGVLVDPS